In the Candidatus Deferrimicrobiaceae bacterium genome, one interval contains:
- the rpsT gene encoding 30S ribosomal protein S20 produces the protein MAKTKSAIKRHKQSLKRRTRNRHIRSSVKTAIKEVRSTLESKGVEEAAKVLSKASSAISRAGSKGVLHRKNVARKVARLSRAIHKAAAGGK, from the coding sequence TTGGCCAAGACCAAGTCCGCGATCAAGCGGCACAAGCAGAGTTTGAAACGACGGACGAGGAACCGGCACATCCGCTCCTCGGTGAAGACCGCCATCAAGGAAGTACGATCCACCCTCGAAAGCAAGGGCGTCGAGGAGGCGGCGAAGGTCCTCTCGAAGGCATCTTCCGCCATTTCCCGGGCCGGCTCGAAGGGCGTCCTGCACAGGAAGAACGTCGCCCGGAAAGTGGCCAGGCTTTCCAGGGCGATCCACAAGGCGGCCGCGGGCGGCAAGTAA